Proteins from one Pontibacter korlensis genomic window:
- a CDS encoding TonB-dependent receptor — protein MVNFSTQLPKAPQKAKKVLAVLLLASCLHTQAATTSFAQNLNDKTITVNFNHVSLKDALSEVEKKSGFRFIYESSLLDSYKDVSLQVSEASVAKVLEQLLSTTSVTYQEQGEKIIITRKDKAESRPSSQQGDIFLIKGKVVDAANPLPGVSVVVKGTSNGTVTSVDGSFEIRVRPNDVLVFSMIGFQPVEHKVSQQDQNINITLKENLQSLGEVVVVGYGTQKKENVTGAVEMITAEALDSRPITSLESGLQGLLPGLTAISNTGFPGASGATLRVRGTGTLNNSEPFVLVDGMPGIDISSLNPDDVESISVLKDAASASIYGSRAANGVILITTKKGQANQKPTVGYNGYYGLQTPTALPKMLGSVEYMEMLNESQRNVDHPLTFTDEQIQIAREGSDPDYYANTNWSDALLKDYAPQQSHNVSINGGTPDLNYYASYGRLNQEGLVVGDQYKATRNNMKLRLGANKLFDLLDLDANLSYVDREQNQPAGGTDYNSGPIYQTFTMSPLTPVRFQNGEWGYGGGSSNPVAVATDGGYNNFKSQEFYGNLAGTVHILKNLSLRAQYGVNIFNQLRSTFSRKIDYLYPETGDFWYSNMTANQLANRDYTSRLENLSGQLNYNVDLSNHHLSALLGYQQEEYKYEAWFASKMGFVSDDVPVFNLGSDNPIATGDAYQYALRSYFGRINYNYKEKYLAEFNLRYDGSSRYAPEYRYGAFPSASVGWRFTEENFIQQLSGLSWLTEGKVRASYGDLGGQYGANGPAYSEWYPYIPVMNSIGTMPIGNKQTLGLAQTILSNAILQWEKANMLNVGVDLGMFRNRMTFSADWFEKQTKDIQLKVPQPSVIGLTVPDQNAGSVSNKGWEVSLGWRDQISDFTYGFNAQLSDVKNNVENLGGAPPEIGDRIRQVGFPIDAFYGYQTDGLAQESDFSLDPATGKLSPNFPTFDADKGKVGPGDVKYRDISGPEGVPDGIISADYDRTVIGDAFPRYTYSFRGDFGYKGFDFSFFIQGVGKGNGYVSGVGMHPFYANGAFPHEVHRDRWTPENTDAWYPRFTYSDSRNLRVSDYWLQDASYLRLKNVQLGYTIPKQLTNKLRIDNLRVYVSADNLLTKTDFFYAFDPEVATTNGGTYPQVKTFIFGLNLRFK, from the coding sequence ATGGTTAATTTTTCTACCCAACTGCCTAAAGCTCCTCAAAAAGCAAAAAAAGTGCTGGCAGTACTGCTGTTAGCCTCCTGCCTGCATACTCAGGCAGCTACCACCAGTTTTGCGCAAAACCTCAACGACAAAACGATAACAGTTAACTTCAACCATGTTTCGCTTAAAGATGCACTTAGCGAAGTTGAGAAGAAAAGTGGCTTTCGCTTCATCTACGAAAGCAGTCTTTTAGATTCCTACAAAGATGTTAGTCTTCAGGTTTCCGAGGCCTCAGTTGCCAAAGTATTGGAGCAACTGCTCTCTACCACATCTGTGACTTATCAGGAGCAGGGTGAAAAGATAATCATCACAAGAAAAGACAAAGCTGAGTCTAGACCTAGTTCGCAACAGGGTGATATTTTCCTAATTAAAGGGAAAGTAGTTGACGCTGCCAATCCTCTGCCAGGTGTCTCTGTAGTAGTGAAAGGCACTTCTAACGGTACAGTGACCTCAGTGGATGGAAGCTTTGAGATCAGGGTGCGCCCTAACGATGTGCTGGTCTTTTCCATGATTGGTTTTCAGCCTGTAGAGCACAAAGTGTCTCAGCAGGATCAGAACATAAACATCACTCTAAAAGAGAACCTGCAAAGCCTGGGCGAAGTGGTGGTAGTTGGCTACGGAACACAGAAGAAGGAAAATGTAACAGGTGCTGTAGAAATGATTACGGCTGAAGCATTGGACAGCCGCCCCATTACCAGTTTAGAATCTGGCTTACAAGGATTGCTTCCAGGTTTAACAGCCATCAGCAACACCGGATTTCCTGGTGCCTCTGGTGCTACCTTACGTGTGCGTGGTACTGGCACTTTGAACAACTCAGAGCCGTTTGTTTTAGTGGACGGAATGCCCGGAATAGACATCAGCTCCCTTAACCCTGATGATGTTGAAAGTATATCTGTACTGAAAGATGCTGCCTCGGCTTCTATTTACGGTTCTCGTGCCGCCAATGGCGTTATACTTATCACCACAAAAAAAGGCCAGGCTAACCAGAAGCCAACAGTTGGCTACAACGGCTACTACGGCCTTCAGACTCCAACCGCTCTGCCTAAAATGCTGGGTTCAGTAGAGTACATGGAAATGCTGAACGAGTCTCAGCGCAACGTTGACCACCCGCTCACTTTTACAGACGAGCAAATCCAGATTGCACGAGAAGGCTCTGACCCTGATTACTACGCCAACACGAACTGGTCTGATGCCTTGCTAAAGGACTACGCGCCTCAGCAGAGCCACAACGTAAGTATAAACGGCGGCACTCCGGATCTTAACTACTATGCCTCGTACGGTAGGTTAAATCAGGAGGGCCTGGTAGTTGGCGATCAGTACAAAGCCACCAGAAACAATATGAAGCTGCGCCTGGGTGCAAACAAATTGTTCGACCTGTTGGACCTGGATGCCAACCTGAGCTACGTAGACCGCGAGCAAAACCAGCCAGCAGGCGGTACGGACTACAACTCCGGCCCAATTTACCAGACCTTTACTATGTCGCCACTTACGCCAGTAAGGTTCCAGAATGGCGAGTGGGGCTACGGCGGTGGCTCCAGTAACCCTGTGGCAGTTGCCACGGATGGGGGCTACAACAACTTCAAATCGCAGGAGTTTTATGGGAATTTGGCAGGTACAGTACACATTCTGAAGAACCTGAGTCTGAGAGCGCAGTATGGGGTAAACATCTTTAACCAGCTACGCTCCACCTTCAGCCGCAAAATAGACTACCTCTATCCTGAAACAGGAGACTTCTGGTACTCTAATATGACAGCAAACCAGCTGGCTAACCGCGACTATACCAGTAGGTTGGAGAACCTGTCAGGCCAACTGAACTATAACGTTGATTTAAGCAATCACCATCTAAGCGCGCTACTAGGATATCAGCAGGAAGAATATAAGTATGAAGCATGGTTTGCCTCCAAAATGGGCTTTGTGAGTGACGACGTGCCTGTGTTTAACCTGGGCAGCGACAATCCGATTGCCACCGGTGATGCCTACCAGTATGCCTTACGCTCATACTTTGGAAGAATAAACTACAACTACAAAGAAAAGTACCTGGCAGAGTTCAACCTCCGTTACGATGGCTCCTCCCGCTATGCTCCTGAATACCGCTATGGCGCCTTCCCTTCAGCATCTGTTGGCTGGCGCTTTACCGAAGAGAACTTTATTCAACAGCTAAGCGGCTTATCCTGGTTAACCGAAGGTAAAGTAAGAGCATCATATGGCGATTTAGGTGGCCAGTATGGTGCTAACGGTCCGGCTTACTCAGAGTGGTATCCATACATACCTGTTATGAACTCAATAGGCACCATGCCTATTGGTAATAAACAAACGCTAGGTTTAGCACAAACCATACTTTCGAACGCCATTCTGCAGTGGGAAAAGGCCAATATGCTAAACGTGGGAGTGGACCTGGGTATGTTCCGAAACCGCATGACATTTTCAGCAGACTGGTTTGAGAAGCAGACCAAGGATATTCAGCTAAAAGTGCCGCAGCCATCTGTTATTGGCTTAACAGTTCCTGACCAGAACGCCGGTAGCGTATCAAACAAAGGCTGGGAAGTAAGCCTGGGCTGGAGAGATCAAATCAGCGACTTTACTTATGGCTTCAACGCGCAACTATCGGATGTAAAGAACAATGTCGAGAACTTAGGCGGTGCACCACCAGAAATAGGCGACAGAATCCGTCAGGTTGGCTTCCCGATCGATGCTTTCTATGGTTATCAGACAGACGGACTGGCACAGGAAAGTGATTTTTCACTAGACCCTGCCACTGGCAAGCTAAGCCCTAACTTCCCGACTTTTGATGCAGACAAAGGCAAAGTTGGTCCTGGTGATGTAAAGTACAGAGATATCAGTGGCCCGGAAGGAGTTCCTGACGGTATCATATCGGCAGATTATGACCGCACAGTGATAGGAGATGCTTTCCCACGCTACACTTACTCCTTCAGAGGTGATTTCGGATACAAAGGTTTCGACTTCTCCTTCTTTATCCAGGGTGTAGGCAAAGGCAATGGTTATGTATCTGGTGTTGGCATGCATCCTTTTTATGCAAACGGAGCCTTCCCGCATGAGGTGCACCGCGACAGATGGACACCTGAAAACACGGATGCCTGGTACCCTCGCTTTACATATTCCGACTCCCGAAACCTGCGCGTGTCAGACTATTGGCTTCAGGATGCTTCCTACCTGCGCCTGAAAAACGTGCAGCTTGGCTATACTATTCCAAAGCAACTGACAAATAAGCTACGAATAGATAACCTCAGGGTATATGTATCGGCAGACAACCTGCTTACCAAGACTGACTTCTTCTACGCCTTCGACCCTGAAGTGGCAACTACCAACGGCGGTACTTACCCACAGGTTAAAACATTCATTTTTGGTCTGAACCTAAGATTTAAATAA